Proteins encoded in a region of the Mucilaginibacter sabulilitoris genome:
- a CDS encoding response regulator transcription factor produces MKILIIEDEEGLRESIEAYFQEAGNICETADSYHVAMAKINLYRYDCILLDITLPGGSGIEILKTLKKNNNKDGILIISAKNSLDDKLEGLDLGADDYLVKPFHLSELKARVSAITRRKMYDGNNILQFNEISIDLSAKTVTVLNVPIKFTRKEFALLIYFIANKGKVVSKNAIAEHLWGDGIDLADNFDFIYSHIKNIRKKLIEAGANDYIQAAYGMGYKFNDK; encoded by the coding sequence GTGAAAATATTAATCATTGAAGACGAAGAAGGATTACGCGAAAGTATTGAAGCATACTTTCAGGAAGCCGGCAATATCTGTGAAACAGCAGACAGTTATCACGTTGCCATGGCTAAAATTAATCTTTATAGGTATGACTGTATTTTGCTTGATATTACCCTGCCCGGGGGAAGCGGTATTGAGATACTTAAAACCCTCAAAAAAAACAATAATAAGGATGGAATACTGATTATATCAGCTAAAAACTCACTTGATGACAAGCTGGAAGGACTGGATCTTGGCGCGGATGATTACCTCGTTAAGCCCTTTCATTTGTCTGAACTTAAAGCCCGGGTTTCTGCCATCACAAGGCGAAAAATGTACGATGGCAATAATATATTACAATTTAACGAGATCAGTATTGATCTGTCGGCTAAAACAGTTACGGTTTTAAACGTTCCCATAAAATTTACCCGTAAAGAGTTTGCTTTATTGATTTACTTTATAGCTAATAAAGGCAAAGTAGTATCCAAAAACGCAATCGCTGAGCACCTTTGGGGTGATGGCATAGATTTGGCCGACAATTTTGATTTTATTTATTCGCACATAAAAAACATCCGTAAAAAACTGATAGAAGCCGGAGCTAATGATTATATACAGGCTGCATATGGCATGGGTTATAAGTTTAACGATAAATGA
- a CDS encoding sensor histidine kinase, translated as MKLLDKYNRVNLIAAIIIMLITGGIYYLAISSILINEKDKALEVEEQEIFDYVKLNHKLPQVFESPDQQISFKQVPKNSITRQFINTTYYKKYNEPESGRGLISFIDMGHAYYKILIVESKVETEYLIQIIFGITIGVILLLLLALVITNRLILNRLWQPFYNILGELKLFHVSGTRNIPQLDSSVDEFNELHQEVSAMTTRVKQEYQNLKSFTENASHELLTPIAIINSKLDTLIQTENLSEGQSKLLTDLYGAVNRLTRLNQSMLLLVKVENRLLKDEHLVNLKALTEEMIIQFEEIFQSKNLNISYNLDEKQVYANRYLMEILLSNLLSNAIRHNYNGGEIRVTLTNECLMIENTGDEFPLKQDQIFTRFHKSSHSEGSGLGLTISKQICENFNLSLDYNFKQPYHQFSIGY; from the coding sequence ATGAAACTTTTAGATAAATATAACCGTGTAAATTTAATTGCCGCTATTATTATCATGCTGATAACCGGTGGGATATATTACCTGGCCATTAGTTCGATTCTCATCAATGAAAAAGACAAAGCGCTGGAAGTTGAAGAACAGGAAATTTTCGATTATGTAAAACTAAACCACAAGTTACCGCAGGTATTTGAGTCACCAGATCAACAGATCAGCTTTAAACAGGTTCCAAAAAACTCCATCACCCGGCAGTTTATCAATACAACTTATTACAAAAAATATAATGAACCTGAATCTGGAAGAGGCCTGATCAGTTTTATTGATATGGGCCATGCTTACTATAAGATTTTAATTGTGGAATCAAAGGTCGAAACCGAATACCTTATACAGATCATATTCGGCATTACCATAGGCGTTATCCTGCTCTTGCTTTTGGCCCTGGTTATCACTAACCGACTTATTTTGAACCGGCTATGGCAACCTTTTTATAATATACTCGGTGAACTTAAACTATTTCATGTATCCGGTACCCGAAATATTCCGCAACTGGATAGTTCTGTAGATGAGTTTAATGAACTGCACCAAGAAGTTTCGGCAATGACTACCCGGGTAAAGCAGGAATATCAAAACCTTAAAAGCTTTACAGAAAACGCATCGCATGAGCTACTCACCCCTATTGCGATCATTAACTCAAAACTGGATACGCTGATACAAACCGAAAATTTGAGCGAAGGCCAAAGTAAGTTATTAACTGACCTTTACGGAGCAGTTAACAGACTAACCCGTTTAAATCAATCCATGCTGCTGCTTGTGAAAGTAGAGAACAGACTGTTAAAAGACGAGCATCTGGTAAACCTAAAGGCGCTTACCGAAGAAATGATCATTCAATTTGAGGAAATATTCCAGAGTAAGAATCTGAATATTTCTTATAATCTTGATGAAAAGCAGGTTTATGCCAACCGGTACCTGATGGAGATTTTACTGAGCAATTTACTCAGCAACGCGATCAGGCATAACTATAACGGCGGTGAAATCAGGGTAACCCTAACCAATGAATGCTTAATGATAGAAAACACAGGTGATGAATTTCCATTAAAACAAGATCAGATTTTTACCCGTTTTCATAAATCATCTCATTCCGAAGGTAGCGGACTTGGCCTCACTATATCCAAACAGATCTGCGAAAACTTCAATCTTTCACTTGATTACAACTTTAAGCAACCTTACCATCAATTCAGTATAGGTTATTGA
- a CDS encoding YncE family protein, translating into MKKIILRLALAASVSLAPHFLHAQTYVLDKTIPLPGDGGYDYLSIDKLNNRLYVSHGTAVNVIDLKTEKPAGIIGNLNGVHGIAIDNKTNRGFISDGKVNAIVAFDLKTLKVISAIPLTNANGPDAIMYDPFADRIFSFNGDSNNSSVIDPNTLKQVGTVVLGGAPEFAVTDSKGKIYNNLEDKSSLNVIDSKTLKVIKNYPLTPCGGPTGLALDAKNERLFTVCRENKGLSVIDINTGKVIATLPIGAGVDAVAYDAVTKLIFCSCGDGTTTIIKQQSADQYSVLQTLKTPQRARTLTLDNQTHKIYLSVAEFEQGTRKALPNTFKVLVYKLSN; encoded by the coding sequence ATGAAAAAAATCATATTAAGACTCGCCTTGGCGGCTTCGGTAAGCCTGGCTCCGCATTTTCTGCACGCGCAAACTTATGTATTAGATAAAACTATTCCCCTGCCCGGCGATGGTGGGTACGATTACCTGTCGATAGATAAGTTAAACAATCGCTTATATGTTTCGCATGGTACGGCAGTAAACGTTATTGATCTCAAAACAGAAAAACCAGCTGGTATTATCGGTAATTTAAATGGCGTTCACGGTATCGCCATTGATAATAAAACCAACCGGGGTTTTATCAGTGATGGCAAGGTCAACGCTATTGTAGCCTTCGATCTAAAAACACTTAAAGTTATCAGTGCCATTCCTTTAACAAATGCCAATGGCCCCGATGCGATTATGTATGACCCGTTTGCTGATCGTATTTTCAGTTTTAACGGGGACAGTAACAACTCGTCTGTTATAGATCCCAATACATTGAAACAAGTGGGTACGGTAGTGCTTGGTGGTGCCCCTGAGTTTGCGGTAACTGATAGCAAAGGCAAAATCTATAATAACCTGGAAGATAAGAGCAGTCTCAACGTAATTGATAGTAAAACATTAAAAGTAATTAAAAACTATCCCTTAACGCCTTGCGGGGGCCCTACCGGTCTGGCGCTGGATGCTAAAAACGAGCGTCTGTTTACTGTTTGTCGCGAAAATAAAGGGCTGAGTGTCATTGACATTAATACAGGTAAAGTAATTGCAACTTTGCCTATTGGTGCCGGTGTTGATGCTGTAGCTTATGATGCTGTAACCAAACTCATATTTTGCTCTTGCGGAGATGGAACAACAACTATTATTAAGCAACAATCGGCAGATCAATATAGCGTGCTCCAGACGCTTAAAACGCCCCAGAGAGCCAGAACACTCACCCTTGATAACCAAACACATAAAATTTATTTAAGCGTTGCCGAATTTGAACAAGGCACACGCAAGGCGTTGCCGAATACCTTTAAGGTGTTGGTATATAAATTATCAAATTAA
- a CDS encoding efflux RND transporter permease subunit, which produces MEHFHHYYKKPLLGFLILVFMGGIFSYTKLKTGLFPDITFPKIKVIADAGQQPVDKMMTTVTIPLENAIKRTEGLDYIRTTTSRGSVEINIFLNWNTDIDKAMAQVQALTQEISGDLLPNTRINVQKMNPSILPVMGFSLEGNRSGIELKKIAQFQVRPFLAAVSGVADIAVIGGKTKEYQVVLQPSKMSALGITPQQISAAVTQANILASNGYINDHGRLYLNLTRNAVENIDNLKNLIVINNPRRIIHLADVANIVITAQKEYIRINANGKDVPLIAVIKQPDANLIEVNDGVMARVNALSKILPAGVHLRPYYKQADFVNDSVKSIEDVLWIGLVLAILVVIVFLRSWRASLVILITIPATLALSITVLLLVGYTFNIMTLGAIAAAIGLMIDDAVIVVEQIYRSHEDHPDEEMKVVVKKAISYLFPSMLGSSLSTIVIFIPFVLMSGVAGAYFKVLAFSMIITLSISFFVTWLLLPILFIHIPLRKKEVKPHVVKESWIKFFLRKPAISFVFMIICIAMMVIIPGKLESGFLPSMDEGSIVLDFKSPAGTTLEETDRMLKQVDAIVKSTPEVSSFSRRLGTQMGFFITEPNDGDYLIQLKKQRGKTTNEVSDNIRTKIEAVLPQLTVDFGQVIGDMLGDLMESAQPIEIKIYGDDQKTLQALSKKAADLVQSVNGTADVFNGITIAGPEINVTPDEGKLAQLGLNPTDFQFQLQSQLDGNVISSIIEKEQSVDIRMIYPKAAQTSLQQFQAASIFLPNGQLKGLSSVAQISVESGVAEIARENQKMIGVITARLNNRDLGSTLKDIQSKLATLNLPGGYHIEYAGDYAQQQQAFKELLTILITSSILVFIVLLILFRHFAVATIIILLAILGAAGCFIALLVTNTPLNVGSYTGIIMIIGIIAENAIFTYHQYETGNPEWTGEQKIVHAIAARLRPKLMTATGAIIALLPLAAGIGTGAQMHQPLAIAVIGGLLFALPLLLIVLPTLLKLNDSYKKSGQV; this is translated from the coding sequence ATGGAGCATTTTCATCATTATTATAAAAAGCCGTTACTGGGTTTCCTGATACTGGTATTCATGGGCGGGATATTTAGTTATACTAAATTGAAAACTGGGCTTTTTCCGGATATTACTTTCCCTAAAATAAAAGTTATTGCAGATGCCGGTCAGCAGCCAGTGGATAAGATGATGACTACCGTTACCATTCCGTTGGAAAACGCCATTAAACGTACCGAAGGCCTGGACTATATACGCACTACCACCTCCCGCGGCAGCGTGGAGATCAATATTTTTTTAAACTGGAACACTGATATTGATAAGGCGATGGCACAGGTACAAGCCTTAACACAGGAAATAAGTGGTGATCTGCTCCCCAATACCAGGATCAATGTGCAGAAAATGAATCCGTCCATTCTGCCGGTAATGGGTTTTTCGCTGGAGGGAAACCGCTCCGGTATTGAATTAAAAAAGATAGCACAGTTCCAGGTAAGGCCATTTTTGGCGGCCGTATCTGGAGTGGCCGATATTGCTGTAATTGGTGGTAAAACCAAAGAATACCAGGTGGTGCTGCAGCCATCAAAAATGTCGGCACTTGGTATTACACCCCAGCAAATATCCGCAGCAGTTACCCAAGCCAATATACTGGCGTCAAACGGTTATATTAATGATCATGGGCGATTATATCTGAACCTGACAAGGAATGCCGTTGAGAATATTGATAATCTGAAAAATCTGATCGTGATCAATAATCCGCGCCGCATCATTCATTTAGCCGATGTCGCAAATATTGTGATTACCGCGCAAAAAGAATACATACGTATTAATGCCAATGGCAAAGATGTGCCGCTAATTGCAGTAATTAAACAGCCTGACGCCAATTTAATTGAAGTAAACGATGGTGTTATGGCAAGAGTTAACGCTTTGAGTAAAATACTTCCAGCAGGTGTACACCTGCGACCTTACTATAAACAGGCAGATTTTGTAAATGACAGTGTAAAGAGTATTGAAGATGTACTGTGGATAGGGCTTGTACTGGCTATTTTAGTGGTAATTGTATTTTTAAGATCATGGCGTGCCAGTTTGGTAATATTGATCACCATCCCGGCAACGCTGGCTTTATCTATCACGGTTTTATTACTGGTGGGGTATACCTTTAATATCATGACGTTGGGTGCAATAGCTGCTGCAATTGGTTTAATGATAGATGATGCCGTAATTGTGGTAGAACAGATATACCGCAGCCATGAAGATCATCCGGATGAGGAAATGAAAGTGGTTGTAAAGAAAGCGATATCGTACCTTTTCCCATCCATGTTAGGCTCTTCACTTAGTACTATAGTTATTTTTATTCCCTTTGTGCTGATGAGTGGCGTAGCGGGAGCATATTTTAAAGTGCTGGCTTTCTCCATGATCATTACCTTAAGTATATCGTTTTTTGTTACCTGGCTACTGCTGCCTATATTGTTTATTCATATTCCGCTTCGTAAAAAAGAAGTAAAGCCACATGTTGTAAAAGAGAGCTGGATCAAATTTTTTTTGAGAAAACCTGCGATCAGTTTTGTATTTATGATCATTTGTATTGCCATGATGGTGATTATTCCGGGTAAACTCGAATCTGGTTTTTTACCATCTATGGACGAAGGCTCCATTGTGCTTGATTTTAAAAGCCCTGCCGGAACTACCCTGGAAGAAACAGACAGGATGTTAAAACAAGTAGATGCAATTGTTAAAAGCACCCCGGAAGTTTCCTCATTTTCGCGCAGGCTGGGTACACAAATGGGTTTCTTTATTACAGAACCCAACGATGGCGATTATTTGATTCAGCTTAAAAAGCAACGCGGTAAAACAACCAACGAAGTGTCGGACAATATCCGCACTAAAATTGAAGCGGTATTGCCGCAGCTCACGGTAGATTTTGGACAGGTGATAGGGGACATGCTGGGCGACCTGATGGAATCGGCACAACCGATTGAGATCAAGATATATGGCGACGACCAGAAAACGTTGCAGGCACTTTCCAAAAAAGCGGCCGATTTGGTTCAAAGTGTTAACGGCACAGCTGATGTATTTAACGGCATCACCATTGCGGGCCCCGAAATTAACGTAACTCCTGATGAGGGTAAACTGGCACAGTTAGGGTTAAATCCAACTGATTTTCAATTTCAGCTGCAATCGCAACTGGATGGTAACGTGATCAGTTCTATCATTGAAAAGGAGCAGTCTGTAGACATTCGGATGATTTATCCTAAAGCGGCTCAAACCTCCCTGCAGCAATTTCAAGCGGCCAGTATATTTTTACCAAACGGGCAGCTAAAAGGATTATCGTCTGTAGCGCAAATTAGTGTGGAATCAGGCGTGGCTGAAATAGCGCGTGAAAACCAGAAGATGATTGGTGTTATTACTGCCAGGTTAAATAACCGCGATTTGGGAAGCACCCTAAAAGATATACAAAGTAAATTGGCCACATTAAACCTGCCAGGCGGTTATCATATTGAATATGCCGGTGATTATGCTCAGCAACAACAGGCTTTTAAAGAATTGTTGACCATTCTGATCACTTCCAGTATATTGGTGTTTATTGTTTTATTAATACTATTCCGTCATTTTGCAGTGGCTACTATTATTATTTTGCTGGCCATATTGGGTGCGGCGGGTTGTTTTATTGCATTACTGGTCACCAATACACCATTAAACGTGGGCAGTTATACCGGGATTATTATGATCATAGGCATTATAGCTGAGAACGCCATATTCACTTATCATCAGTATGAAACAGGCAACCCCGAATGGACAGGTGAGCAAAAGATTGTACATGCCATTGCCGCGCGTTTACGTCCCAAACTAATGACTGCTACAGGTGCTATCATAGCATTGTTACCGCTTGCCGCAGGTATTGGTACCGGTGCGCAAATGCACCAGCCACTGGCTATAGCTGTAATTGGAGGTTTATTATTTGCTTTGCCGTTGTTACTGATTGTACTGCCAACTTTATTAAAGCTTAATGATAGCTACAAAAAATCAGGACAAGTGTAA
- a CDS encoding efflux RND transporter periplasmic adaptor subunit yields the protein MHHKTYFILGFGVLLTVLDACTSVSPVADETVASIPVVSVSSPVTHTFNNSITFNGVTQYQQKAVIRAGIAGYVHHRGWKTGDMVKAGGIYCTITSKEQQALKHLDESGVLDKFKAPIPVVAGTGGIITAVNYQNGDYVTEGDILATLTQQSSLVVLVNVPVEYLDQVKAGTLCTVLLPDGRKLNTYLQAGLPSADATVQTQSFIVPVASTNLPEGANLKVSIPLSKPDQGMAVPVNAVQTDETQEHFWVFKLGKGNRAYKIAVTAGKISSDSLQEIQTDKIGMNDLIIVDGAYGLADSSTIKIQKQ from the coding sequence ATGCATCATAAAACATACTTCATTTTAGGATTTGGTGTCTTGCTGACGGTACTGGACGCCTGTACAAGTGTTTCTCCGGTTGCAGATGAAACTGTGGCCAGTATCCCGGTGGTATCCGTAAGCAGCCCTGTAACTCATACTTTTAATAACAGCATTACTTTTAATGGGGTTACACAATACCAGCAAAAGGCAGTGATCAGGGCTGGAATTGCGGGCTATGTACACCACCGGGGCTGGAAAACGGGGGATATGGTTAAAGCTGGCGGCATATACTGTACAATCACCAGTAAGGAGCAACAAGCCTTAAAACACCTGGATGAAAGCGGGGTACTGGATAAGTTTAAAGCACCTATACCGGTTGTTGCAGGAACAGGCGGAATTATTACAGCTGTTAATTACCAAAACGGCGATTACGTTACTGAGGGGGATATACTGGCCACACTAACTCAGCAATCATCCCTGGTTGTATTGGTAAATGTACCGGTAGAGTATCTTGATCAAGTAAAAGCTGGTACACTTTGTACCGTCTTGCTTCCTGATGGACGTAAGCTGAATACCTACCTGCAAGCTGGTTTGCCGTCTGCGGATGCTACCGTACAAACACAGTCATTTATTGTTCCCGTAGCCTCTACCAATTTGCCCGAGGGAGCCAATTTAAAGGTGAGCATTCCACTATCTAAGCCAGATCAGGGGATGGCCGTACCGGTGAATGCTGTACAGACGGACGAAACGCAAGAACATTTTTGGGTATTTAAACTGGGAAAAGGCAACCGTGCGTATAAAATAGCAGTCACAGCGGGTAAAATATCGTCCGATTCTTTGCAGGAAATACAAACGGATAAGATTGGCATGAATGATCTGATTATTGTTGACGGTGCCTACGGTTTGGCAGATTCATCAACAATTAAAATCCAAAAACAGTAA
- a CDS encoding TolC family protein, which translates to MRIAALIRAALLMDIILILTQPVSGQELDLNYFINNALKNDAAIRQNVNQQQFYGLQAQLINAQNKAPQVNFTSDYLFAPYFGNNGKAIAITANPSSKAFGYDIGQTNGGMYATQLNVTLQLLNKRTINSLQEQNTNDAALNNNSRVQLEHDLRKSITDQYIQVYQLQQQEEYLVRIVDEVKGRKATVEALVKKGLLQQSDYLLLEIEQNTRENELSQAKITEVDAYGALKNLAIVSDTTMVQLSAPLININAAPQNYFYKEKFKLDSLSIIAQQNVFNAKYRPTLDLAGNGGMLASDFNSIPHNIGMQAALHLAIPIFDGHQRKINDSQVKISQQSITYARDNFTVQQRNYLQSLMQQIHLLNQSITQIQQLISKQDLLLRLDREKLQGGQLSIIEYVKSLQDYAAAKQNLNGAKVQLLLLTNQYNYYNW; encoded by the coding sequence ATGAGAATCGCCGCCCTTATCCGTGCTGCTTTGCTAATGGACATAATCCTGATCTTAACTCAGCCTGTCTCAGGCCAGGAGCTTGATCTGAATTATTTTATTAATAACGCATTAAAAAACGACGCAGCCATCAGGCAAAATGTAAATCAGCAGCAATTTTATGGTTTACAGGCGCAATTAATTAATGCTCAAAATAAGGCTCCGCAAGTAAATTTTACATCCGATTACCTGTTTGCTCCCTATTTTGGCAATAATGGAAAAGCTATAGCAATTACTGCAAACCCATCCTCAAAAGCTTTTGGTTATGATATTGGGCAAACCAATGGCGGCATGTATGCAACTCAATTAAATGTAACACTTCAGCTATTAAATAAACGCACCATAAATTCCCTGCAAGAGCAGAATACAAATGATGCTGCTTTGAATAATAATAGTAGGGTGCAGCTGGAGCATGACCTGCGTAAATCCATAACAGACCAATATATACAAGTGTATCAGTTACAACAGCAGGAAGAATACCTGGTTCGGATTGTAGATGAAGTAAAGGGGCGAAAAGCCACGGTTGAAGCATTGGTTAAAAAGGGCCTGCTGCAGCAAAGTGATTATCTGTTGCTGGAAATTGAGCAAAATACCCGGGAAAATGAACTAAGCCAGGCAAAAATAACCGAAGTAGATGCTTATGGGGCCCTTAAGAATTTAGCCATTGTAAGTGATACAACCATGGTGCAGTTGAGTGCACCGCTTATAAATATCAATGCTGCACCTCAAAACTACTTTTATAAAGAAAAATTCAAGCTGGATAGTCTGAGCATTATTGCCCAGCAAAATGTATTTAATGCTAAATACCGGCCAACGCTTGATTTAGCCGGCAATGGAGGAATGTTGGCTTCTGACTTTAATAGTATACCCCATAATATAGGTATGCAGGCCGCGCTGCACCTGGCGATTCCCATATTTGACGGGCATCAGCGTAAGATAAATGACAGCCAGGTAAAAATTAGTCAACAAAGCATAACGTATGCCCGTGATAACTTTACGGTTCAGCAGCGCAACTATTTGCAGAGCCTAATGCAGCAAATTCATTTGCTTAATCAAAGCATTACCCAAATACAGCAGCTGATAAGCAAACAAGACTTGCTGCTGCGACTTGACCGGGAAAAACTGCAGGGTGGACAATTGTCGATCATAGAGTATGTAAAATCACTGCAGGATTATGCTGCAGCTAAACAAAATTTGAACGGAGCAAAGGTTCAGCTTTTGCTGCTCACTAATCAATATAACTATTATAACTGGTAA
- a CDS encoding helix-turn-helix transcriptional regulator, translating to MRIKSKIEGFDEWLFIEDLPDAYSPGSQLSEKHISIKRKSVKKLFYYQLSAGGLFLLHSNMQFNEPVRILAEVEGETITSQFIFYEGGTLPAKLPKKGVYGNNRHNIRYIPSSKRNYEVVPDVEYNYFLMVLSKEYYFHLIDRHALIHSAFVSAILEGKYTSLAAQDLAVTMEMKRVINDICECKKTGELKKFYTESKVLELLMLQLEQMQVNGDDTERTLIKTDDLDKLYQAKVLLDKDYVNPPTIRKLSRLISLNEFKLKQGFKAYYGTTVYGYITRLRMETAKKMILYEHKSVGEAAHAIGFKHQAHLTSAFKKYYGILPSEVKLTA from the coding sequence ATGAGGATCAAATCAAAAATAGAAGGTTTTGACGAATGGCTGTTTATCGAGGATCTGCCCGATGCCTATTCGCCAGGTTCGCAGTTATCTGAAAAGCACATTTCTATCAAAAGAAAATCTGTAAAAAAATTATTCTATTACCAGTTAAGTGCCGGTGGATTGTTTCTACTTCATTCCAATATGCAGTTTAATGAGCCGGTGCGCATACTTGCAGAAGTAGAAGGGGAGACGATTACTTCGCAGTTTATTTTTTATGAAGGAGGTACACTACCTGCTAAACTCCCCAAAAAGGGTGTTTATGGTAATAATCGCCACAACATTCGCTATATTCCGTCGTCAAAGAGGAATTATGAGGTTGTCCCTGATGTAGAATATAATTATTTCCTGATGGTGCTTTCCAAAGAATATTACTTTCATTTAATTGATCGTCATGCTTTAATTCATTCTGCATTTGTATCCGCTATACTCGAGGGTAAATATACTTCTCTCGCTGCACAGGACCTTGCCGTGACCATGGAAATGAAACGCGTAATCAATGATATTTGCGAATGTAAGAAAACAGGCGAATTAAAAAAGTTTTATACGGAATCGAAAGTACTGGAACTGCTAATGCTACAGCTGGAGCAAATGCAGGTTAACGGCGATGACACGGAGAGAACATTGATAAAAACTGATGACCTGGATAAACTTTACCAAGCAAAGGTATTACTTGATAAGGACTATGTAAATCCACCAACTATCAGAAAACTCTCGAGGTTAATTAGTTTGAACGAGTTTAAACTAAAACAAGGCTTCAAAGCTTATTATGGTACAACCGTTTATGGATATATTACCAGGCTAAGGATGGAAACCGCAAAAAAAATGATACTCTATGAGCATAAAAGTGTCGGCGAGGCAGCTCATGCGATAGGTTTTAAACACCAGGCCCATCTTACAAGCGCTTTCAAAAAGTATTATGGTATTTTGCCAAGTGAGGTGAAACTAACCGCTTAA
- a CDS encoding S41 family peptidase produces MRKSGIIVLIGIVTGVSACEKVAEIPADIPISPTTGTRVQFTLDSIFLYARQIYLWNDIIPTYAAFNPRGYATGSDAAGAFEKELFDITQLKINPQTSMAYEAGVSSGTPKYSFLTEKGEGGNLAAVGSPSLPALLKDTIIINENKPVAYIALGSFPELYTCQTVLDEAFSKFAVVSPQQLVVDLRSNGGGFVETAEYIANLIAPQSLNGKVMFSEQYNSLLQNGQATILKNQPYLDANGKPVTYMGRQATMADVDYTESANTHRFNKKGSLQSVKDIYFITSFRTASASELLISSLKPYFNIKLVGETTFGKPVGFFPVTIDIYSVYLSSFLIRNAQGWSAYFQGIPPDVFVAEQDNPVLGDPMEACLSNVLKLINGSSGLNTVNKKTVQANIFHKRASSSISLVQNSMIENRLKLKTN; encoded by the coding sequence ATGCGTAAATCAGGTATCATCGTTCTTATTGGTATAGTAACCGGGGTTTCGGCATGCGAAAAAGTAGCTGAAATACCGGCAGATATCCCCATTTCCCCAACTACAGGTACACGGGTACAGTTTACGCTTGATTCTATATTCTTATATGCCAGACAGATCTATTTATGGAACGATATTATCCCAACTTACGCGGCTTTTAACCCGCGCGGATATGCAACAGGCTCCGATGCTGCAGGTGCCTTTGAAAAAGAGCTGTTTGACATCACGCAATTAAAAATCAACCCGCAAACATCTATGGCATATGAGGCCGGCGTTAGTTCAGGAACACCGAAGTACTCCTTTCTTACCGAAAAAGGTGAAGGGGGTAATCTGGCAGCTGTTGGCTCACCATCATTGCCGGCGTTGCTGAAAGATACTATCATCATTAATGAAAATAAGCCAGTCGCCTATATTGCATTAGGCTCTTTCCCTGAATTATATACCTGCCAGACAGTGCTTGATGAGGCTTTTTCAAAATTTGCAGTGGTAAGCCCGCAACAGCTGGTAGTTGATTTACGATCAAACGGAGGCGGTTTTGTAGAAACTGCGGAATATATTGCCAACCTGATTGCACCTCAATCATTAAACGGGAAGGTTATGTTTTCTGAACAGTATAATTCCTTGCTTCAGAATGGCCAGGCAACCATCTTAAAGAATCAACCATATCTGGATGCAAATGGTAAACCTGTTACTTACATGGGCCGGCAAGCAACCATGGCGGATGTGGATTATACAGAGAGTGCAAACACACATCGCTTTAATAAAAAAGGGAGCCTTCAATCGGTAAAGGACATTTATTTTATTACCTCATTCCGTACAGCCTCGGCGAGCGAATTATTGATCAGCAGCCTGAAACCTTACTTCAATATTAAACTGGTAGGTGAAACTACCTTTGGAAAGCCGGTAGGTTTTTTCCCGGTAACTATAGACATATACAGTGTGTATTTATCCAGTTTCCTGATCCGCAATGCGCAGGGCTGGTCAGCTTATTTTCAGGGGATCCCGCCAGATGTATTCGTAGCAGAGCAAGATAATCCGGTACTTGGAGACCCAATGGAGGCTTGTTTAAGCAATGTATTAAAGTTGATCAATGGTTCTTCGGGGTTAAATACAGTCAACAAGAAAACAGTTCAGGCTAATATTTTCCATAAGCGGGCATCTTCGAGTATATCATTGGTTCAGAATAGCATGATCGAGAACAGACTAAAACTAAAAACTAATTAG